DNA sequence from the Pedobacter sp. W3I1 genome:
TTAAGTTCAAAAGTGGTCCAATGGTCATTGGTGCTATCGTGTTTTTTTCTAAACACCATTTAGCCGAAAGTAGAGGACGAAGAACATAAAAAAGCTTTTTTATCTTAATTTCATTTTCATTTACTACGGTTTCTAATGCACTATGTGCTATCCCTAAATAATGATTGATATTTGTTTTTCTGTAAAAATAAGATTGACAGAGTGTCCATAAATCATTTCTGAAATTACCCAGTTCATTATAAATGATTGGCGATTGTAACCATTCGAAAGGAGTGGTGTTCGATTTCCGGATCAGTTTAAGCACTTTCCTGATATCCCATCCGTAAATGTCCAGTTCATCATTAATAGGGAAACCTAGTTGATCATCTTTATCCTGAACAGAAAGATAGAAATTAATTGGACGGACATAAATAAAACGTACATCAAAATCGCTGTCTGGTGATGGAAATTCCCATCCCCTGCTACCTGATTCACATGCAAATAATATTTTGATTTCATTTGATCTTTCTATTTCTGCAAGTCTGTTTATTATTGTAGTTTTCATTTTATTTCTTGTTCAATCCTCGGCAGGTAATACTCACCTAACCGAGGGGGTTTCTAAATTTAATTTATTTTACGAAGATTTGTTTCAATTGATCTACAATTTGTCCACTGCCCGATAAGCTGATGTTGTTGATTTTTTCTGCGATTTTCTCTACATACTCCATCTCTTTCAACTTATAACATAGCATTATC
Encoded proteins:
- a CDS encoding nucleotidyltransferase domain-containing protein → MKTTIINRLAEIERSNEIKILFACESGSRGWEFPSPDSDFDVRFIYVRPINFYLSVQDKDDQLGFPINDELDIYGWDIRKVLKLIRKSNTTPFEWLQSPIIYNELGNFRNDLWTLCQSYFYRKTNINHYLGIAHSALETVVNENEIKIKKLFYVLRPLLSAKWCLEKNTIAPMTIGPLLNLMPEHLQTLVKDLIVLKATSAEGYIIKIHPELSSYIDDEFKKCTEGAKDLPKESFDTEMLDIFFRNTINHYDD